The stretch of DNA TTTGAAACATGATAGATAATAAATCAGTCCAATCAATATCAACCAACAATGCAATTACTGTGTGTCCTTTATTTTAAGAAGGGAAGAGCTGCCAAAGATCCTAAGAAAGACACTTTATTTGCTAATTAATTTTAAACAGGCACAAAGTCATGAACAGGAAtattttcatgacttattttacAGCCGAATCTCTATTGCACGATGCTTCATGTTTCCTGATAGCCATGCTTGAAAAGCTTATTCATTTGCTTGGAAAAACTTTCTAAGAAACATGCCCAAATGATTTTTTGAAAGTTTCCTCTATTACTGATAAACTTCAAGATATAAAACTTTCTAAACAGAGCTATAAAGTCATTTAAGGGTAATGAAGGAAACTACAGTATAGAAAAATCGATCTCATGAGAAGTCGTAATTATAGTACACAGTAGCAAAATCATAATAAATCATGTGAGCTGGCTCGTACAAAAACGTATAATTTTTACTCCCAAAGAGAAAAGTAAACAAACCGATGAACTATGATATtatgatttttcctaagtttGAACCTAACCCAAAGCAAAGcctaaccataaagtgtaaccccttaacccaaaccctaaatatAATCCATGACTTTAATAGGAAAATACCTTTTGTGCATCACAGAAGAAAGATAACATTGGGGTTTGGAATGAGAAGAGGGAAGCGTGTTTGAGGTTACTGACAAACGTCAGTcaattttatttcataaataaatatggaatgagtaataAAATTGGAAATTTACTATCTTAATAAATGTGTTGGAATTGAGGTTTGCTGAAAAGTGATACCTGTATTGTATAGGTTTGAAATTCATTTTGTTGATTGGCTGGCTTCTATGGGAATAAATGTCATACCTTTTCATGCCAAGTTATATGacaatattttaagattttgccatcttgtacaaattattatgagttgtcatgagactgtgttgGTAAAACTATGggcccatttttatttttatcatgacTACACTGTTCAGAACTATGAAAACTGACTTTTCCAACATATTGTTGTGAACCGTTCTCATGGCCAATCtgtgtgtaaccggtcctgctcaacccgctccAAGCAGGATTCGAACTGGCGTCTGCCTACATGTGAGGCGGACGTGCTAaggaggaggctaaaggctagaCCCTCTAGCATCAGTtcctagtgcacctcttgaagctggctcccgttacatgtggaaaaacaaacagttttatgttttatgttttatgtttagttTTTAAGTGCAGATGCACATTGTGATATTTGAAAGTAATTTCAATGCCGTTAGGTCCAAATGTATTGACGCACTCTTTGTAGTTCCTCGGCTGTCTATATGATGTATCATCCTATAAATGTTGGAGACCTTTTATTATCTGTCAGTATGTTGTAATGAGCTCACTTTGGTGTCATTCTGAAGTTGTAAATGAGGCTGTGAGAGGGGGTAGACCAGAATACATAAAAGCATAAAAGCCGGTGGTCATATACATACAGTTTTCAAAAAACGCTTCTCCCTTTTAAAAGTAGATaagcccatttattttaatatcctAACTTTGCACCATTATAcgattagttgcattttattatttgcacttttctttgtttttcccTCCTGTCTGCAACTCTATCAGGATAAATGTGACTACAACACCCACCAGTTGATATCCACTGGTCTTGAATAATGAAGATTAAAGCTATACTTCATGATTTTACAGCTAGGTCTCTGAAATTTGCTCATCATTCCACCTCTTACAAACCTTTTATCTTTTGACATTATTTCACTTTATGGCCTAATTACTGTAGACCTTTATACACTTAATATTCCAGATTCCCATTTATCAATTCTGCATACTCAAGAGACTGCACACATTTAcgaaacaacatttttacatggCAGCCCTCCTTTTGAACTGACATAAACTTACGTAATTGTATCTTCTTTATCTGTGAGACATTATGTCTTTTGGGCAGAGGTTTACAGgtgcttacatttatttgtgacaGTTGTAACATACTCCATGACTATACTGAGTGCTAGATGAAGCACAGCTAGTTTAAGTCAAAGTAGGTTTATTGTGATGTTGCACAGGTGATTTTGCATTGTAAAAGCTTCTATCCTGCCTTCCAGCTCCACATCATGATTCATAAGAATCTTACTGAATAAACCAGGTTGTGTGAGAGTTATCTCTGAGATGACGGGAACACAGAGCTTTCTCACTGGAGAATTTTCCAACCATTGAAGTGTTTAACAGAGGCCATGGTGAAAATGCGCTCTGATGAGTGAGGTTTAGAATGGCTAAGCAAGACCTGGTAAGCTTTTACTGGGATGTGAATGACAACAGCACTGCAGCGTCACAGTTGGTTGGTAGTTGTCAGGTGACAGGAAAAATTAAGTTTGTGTTTTGAATATTTCTAGGGGAAAGAATACACTTGTGACCACTCACGTGatactgttttgtttatttgcacaatGACATTTACTCTAAAATGGTGTATGCTAAAGAAATGAGCCACATGCATTACATCAATTTTACTAAGTttattcagtaataataataataataagcaattCTTAAAAGTTAAGAAGTTAATCAGtgtttatggttgccaagcaacacaACAATTTACCACATTACAGCAAAGGAATATTCTCGGTTCATCacatcgacagcatttatggcataatgttgatttttactaaattaatttcttaaaaaagcaaacatttgggTTACAGAGAGGCGCTTAtaatgaagtgaatggggccaatctgtaaaggttaaaatacttgatgtttcaaatgtatagccacaacatGTAAACAGTGTGTCCtatcatgattttagtttgatacaatcacttactaacctttttgtgtaaagttacagtataTCCAATCCAACCCTAAAAACAATGCGAAAAATGatgatttacagctcaaataatacacaacttttataaaattgtaagcttcacatttctgcctttaaaccttccaataattgccccattcacttccatagtaagtgcctcactgtaaccttgattattgttttttaaagaaaggagggatgagtccaaataatttttgtggtaatcaactttaagccagaaatgttgtcgattgagcttaacttgtattgaaccaggaatattcctttaaattcaatATATGTGCTCTCACACACAGCTGGTGTTTATCACTATTTCACAACTGATTCGTGCATGACTCATATAGTCCGGATTTATAGTCCGAACTATCCATTTATAATGAACTATTTGTAatttgataattaacatcaacATATTAATACAACATTTATTATAATCAATCATTGTTTGCATCACTGTCAGATGTAAAACATTAAGAAGATACATAAATCATAGGATGTCCACATAGGCTAGACTAGAGTGTGACAATAAATCACGCTTTTGCTTCAAAGTAACGTCAGACCTCTCAGATATGTGCATGTTTTGCAAAGATAACAGCGTctgataaatgaataaatgtaaatgtatatactcTCGCCTTATGAATGGTTCTCATTTATGTTGCTTTGGTTGTCTAAGTAGCTGTAACAATACACATTATTATCATGGTTATAACCATTTGCCCTTGTGACATAAAATTCAATAACCTATTTCTCTCACCATAAGGACAAAGTTATCAGCTAGACAATAACTTTTCTTTAAGATGTTGCTCAAAGAAGAGTGTAAAGAGCTATTTTATCTAATCACATCTTATAAATACTATCTCCCATGTATATTATCCAAGGTTAAATCTTATATTATCTTAGCTACAGGTAGACTTGATAGTTGAATCcggtttaaaaaaagaaacattttaagtAGCAAAAGATTTGGTGATTCTCACAACGTTCTTCAACACAATTTGTTTCCTAGACTGGTAATATccataatacaaaatgtatttagtgtTGATGCTCAAATAGACTCTCACGCCATGTTCATTATACTAATATCTAAAGCATTAAAGCAAtattctggttcaatacaagttaagctcaatcgatagcatttgaggcataatgttgattaccacaaaaatatatttcgacCCATCCCTACTTTTctattaaaaagcaaaaatctgggttccagtgaagcacttacaatgtaagtgaatggaggccaatttTTTGAACGTTACAATGCCAGAAGATATAAAGGATGTTCATGTAAaaaagattttagtgtgataaaatcacttaactaccttttctgtgtaacgttacAGACAGTTTTACAGCttcgttaccatgatgatgtgatgtcaacaaatcgtaaaatgactgtaagaattacgatttaaacaactttaaagctcaaataatgtttaacagaagaattaatgtatgtgtaaagtgtaaattggccccattctcttggtaagtccattgtaagtgcctcactgtaaccaagagatttgcttttttttttttttaaagaaaagcagggaCAAGTCAAGgttacttttgtggtaatcaacattataccacaaatgcagtcgattgagcttaacttgtattgaacccggaacattcctttaatctaTCAAGTAAATTTGACTAGACAGGCAAATATTTGTGTCTTTGTGcctattctttctctctctctctctctctctctctctctctctctctctctctctctctctctctctctctctctctctctctctcagcaagCACTCATTGAATTTCACATTTTACTCAGACACAAACTCTGCCCTCTCATGGTGGGCTCTATACCAACTCTATAAATTATCCATGAATTACTGCTTCTAAATGGTCTTTGACAAACCTTTAGATTTCTTTTAATTCCAGATGTTTCTGGGTTAGAGCACTGCCAGCACTACTGTATTATGTTTATGTTGCATGAATATTAAGCTTAGTTATTATAACTACTAACCTGTTGCCTAGGACAACAATGTATAGCCTATTCCATTAATGTTATTTAGGAGTATACTGAGCATTACATTGAGAGGTTTATGCATGATGTTTTGCTCTATAAATTACTACATGCAGAATGTATTAACAACTTCCATTTATTTagtaaaaatcaagaaattcaaGAGCTATTAAGCACTCTAGTCCTTCAGTTCATAAAGATTTGCCATCCACCTCCTTGTCATAAAGGGTCTTCTGAAGGTATCCTTTAATCTTTTGTACATCCATAAAATGTTTCATCGTAAACATGCACATGCAAAACCATGTACACAGTAAAGCTGTCAAAGATGGCCAAAACAACAATTTCCTCATATTTTGTTCCATGCATATGTACACATATTTAAATGCAGCCCCACACATACATTATACAAGCAACACTGTTAAAGTGCTAGCATGCAGTTGCTACCACAATGTACTATTTCATGTTATCTGACCCCTAAAAATGACTACATccctgataaaaaaaacaaacaaacaaacaaacaaaaacaacaacaaatgcaaACAATAGAAATTCTAATGGTTTCCACTACAAATACCATTACAAGCATAGTGTGCTTTGAGCTATATTCCATTAGGATTTAAtggtttgtattgttttcattaCAGATGATCCCTAATGGTATCCACTGACTAGACACACATAACATGCCAACAATAGAAGACCCTCAGGGACCATCACAGTTTCCTTTAAAACCAATGCAATTaccaattaatttagatgttaccacatgaaccatttttaagtgtgaacacacacatgcacatatatataGGCCTGCAGAAAATACAGAAGTCATCTCTGCCATTTAAAGAGAACAGCAAGCATGACTGAGGTGCTTTCTAGCTGAATAGATGTGAATACAAGCAATGAAGGTTGTGAATTAGTTTGACCCAAAGGTGTGGGGACTGCGTGTGACACATAGTTCATTTTGTTTCGAGCCAAGCAAAGCAAGGAGAAAAAAAGATGGCTTAGACGGGTTAGGTTAATCAAATGCATTTTTGATCAGCAGAAAGTAATTTTGAGAATGAGAGAGCACCTTAAATGGTCCAAACAAGTATTTTCTAAAATAGTGTAAATATCTGAAATTTCAACTGGAAACAATTGGGACGTTTTCAAGATAACAATAGTGTTGTACTGAAGTGAGCATGCATTTGAAATATAAAGGACTTgatcaggcacgtgcacacatggACATCAAAgggttttgtttctgtttttttttttaaataaatgaaaaaaattataaatatatatatatatataattacacagacacacaccttcatacatacacacacatacatccgttatataaagtacaaaaatacagtatgttatgtacagtgcaaaaagttatttttcctttgtatgtaatggcagaagagaatatgttagataatataaatagacttaaactgtgtattgcacataattattgctcaatggggcggctttaactgtttatgagatggatagcctgagggaaaaaactgttcctgtgcctgaccgttctggtgctcagagctctgaagcgtcggccagaaggcaacagttcaacaaaggtagtgggctgggtgagtggggtccagagtgatttcttccagcctttttcctcactttgGAAGTGTGCAGTTCTTGAAAGGGGtacagggggcaaccaataatccgctcagcagtccgaactgtcctttgtagtcttcttagacagttattgaagtgcagaggacagactcaatgactgctgagtagaactgtatcagtagcgcttgtggcaggttgaacttcctcagctggcgtaggaagtacaacctctgctggacctttttcacaatggagtcaatgtgtgtctcccacttcaggtcttgcgagatggtagtgcccaggaacctgaatgactccacagctgccacagtgctgtttagaatggcgaagggggtcaatgttggggtgttcctcctaaagtccacaatcatctccactgttttgagcgtgttcagctccaggttgttatgactgcaccagtgagtcagccattcaacctcctttctgtatgaaGACtcagatgacagtggtgtcatctgcaaacttcaggagcttgacagaggggtccttggtggtgcagtcattgatGTAGAGGGACAAGAGTAGTGGGGAGTGCACACATCCCTGggtgcaccagtgctgattgtacagttgctggaagtgaatttcccctgtctcacaagctgctgcctgtccgtcagaaagctggtaatccactgacagatagacatgggaacagggagttggtttcatttagtctggagaatacctgtgatgatggtgttgaaagccgaactgaagtccacaaaaaggatccttacatatgtggtccagtgatgtccttcaggtgggccaacaccagtctctcaaatgacttcatgaccacagacgtcagggcgacaggtatgtagtcattaagtcctttgattTTTGGTCTCTTAGGGACAGGGATTATaattgagtgtttgaagcagcatgggacttcacactgatccagtgatctattgaagatctgtatgaagatgggggccagttggttagcacaggatcagAGGcatgctggtgagatgccatctgggcctgaagccttcctcatCTTTTGCTTCCAAAAGActcggcacacatcatcttcacagatattgagtgcaggttgagtagcaggagggggtggaaggggttgcaggaggtgttggtgtttgtgtgtagtgaatgtcagagtgagtgtggggtgtgagattatatatatatattcctgtttgcgcataGCTTCCctatcaaacaaatatatttattgaataaaaaatccagtgatgctggtagtgacgattctctctgaccaatcagtgttCTGCAACACATTTAGTATCGGCCGGCTCGcttgaggtggtactaaaaaagtgtCAGGTACCAGggactatccacagtggaaaaccccccaaaaagcgtGCAGAGTTTAGTCGAGTCCAGTCAAGTTGTACCGCTCAGCGGAAAAGACTTTTGTCAGTTCTgatgccctccctccctccctctgtgTCTCTGCACAGTAGTGCAGCATACAttggcacatcagacacacagacaggcagacacgCAGGCAGCAGTCCCTCTCAGCTCCCATCCAAGTTGTGTTTtacttggcttgtgtggaggtgagtggtgatgaagctaccagtgcctcgactttacagctaatttccaaaagacaaatatagttaacttgtgtcttgctaacatggaTGACTCATGAGCTGCTAGCTAATGaaataagttagctaaagtttagctattgcaatatatcatggccataccgGCTAATGTGttgtacttaatggagacactacaggtgaatacagtcaaatttgtgtctaataacgtcatcacaactgccacattgatatgcaaattaggtgttaactaattaaaatgctcTAATTTGCTACATTTGATAATACATTTGGCACTGCAGGTGAATATGATAGGCCTAtacaaaataactaaagcatatcaccacagaacTTCCCCAGTTAATGACTTACATCAAGAGTATTTTCCCCCTAAGTTTtatgtttaaagggtaactaaacacctgctcagagtctgactccacctactagaaatatttgaaaatgcaggaaaagtgggcagaccccgagACTCGTAGTgatggattaattgacagctgctgtcagactctatgttattattattcctcacacggtcgcaagacgacatgtacatgaatctggcgtggtgagctggaacctgcttacgtcagctgtcaccgcctacgtcacgaagtaccgcaacagccaataggaaaattcaactgcagtagccaccgttcaacctgaagagggcagcactcagacgtttttacaccattgtagaattaaaacactttatacacaaatgtcaaaaaattacttgaatcaatgaccagtactaataaagccccatgcttacagatcattaactaaaaaaagttggtttagggtttagttaccctttaaatatgcagattagcTTATTTTGGTTAATTTAGTAGAAATCTAGAGATACAAACAGACGAAGGGTAGCAGACTTAAAACAAACACCATCTAATTGTGTATTTTGGAAGTTTTCTTTCTATTAGAGTAAAAGAAGACATTGaagcaaaatagaccaacatCTCAATATTGTCTGTGCACGTCTCTGGACTTGATATCGGAGAAGCGCACGGACGCGCGCGCACTTGAATGCAAGAGCGCGCACATCAAGCCGTCACCAATTTGCCACTTCGCATCCTATTGCTTTGAAACCACTTTAAAGCGAGACATGCATAAACAATCAAAGGCGAATCTGTTTGATTTGCGGACGAAAACCCTGAAAAACGAAAACAGTGGAGGATAAAAGCCCGGCAGCTATTCATCTCCTGGGAGGTGTTTGGGTGCGCATTCACCGCAAAGATCCATCATCCAAAACAATTCAGTCACACTTTGTTATGGCTGTTAAAAACTTGTTATGGCTGCACGAAAAGGGTAATTGGTAATTGTTCAGCATAGCGGCGTGATTTCGGAAATCTGAACATCATTAAGGTCAAGGCAAGTTTGTGCATGGCGCATCAGTCTGAATGTGTTGCATGTGCAAGGAGAACGCTGGAGAGGTACATGTAtttctgcagttttttttttagaactttaTAACAGTGAAGgctcaagtatttttttaaatagcatttcTGTGATTCTGTCATTAAGCTGTTTGTGCATAGAATTCAtgcatacaaatatttatatgaatatcATGCGTtaatacagcatatatatatatatatatatatatatatatatatatatatatatatatatatatatatatatatatatatatatgatttcctAAAGAGttttacaaagatttttgaaAGTGAACATAATGAACCATGTAATTCCTAGCTGTTTGTAAAGCAGAGATCAATCTCCAGTCTGTTGCATTTTATTAGAAAATATGGCAGTAGTTTTGATTGAAtgtttaaagacattttaattgattgtgtttttataaataatcttaaatattGAGCAGGGCACAACCTGACACTTCAGACATTTTTAACTgaataaaaggaatatttcaggtttaaaACAAGTTCGACATAATTTGCAGCCTATTCACTCCTGCTACTTTTGGTGCAATTGTACAAGAACGGTAGGCTCTAGAAACAAATTTTAAGTGTTCATTTGTAGCAGAGGTGTGtatgtttcttgtaaaaaaaacatttttttttttacaattatttaacaAAACCAAAATGTGTTAGGTTGTGCCTTGCTCTCCCTACATAggctaatgttgattaccacaaaaaataatttagcctCATCCCTttctttctaaataaataaataaattggttacagtaaggcacttacaatgtaaattAATAGAGCCAATTTTGGatgatttaaaggcagaaatgtgaagcttataattgtataaaaacacacattaattcttctatagATAAATATTGCTTGTTATTTGAGCCGTAAAGATTTTTACAGTggggtttacagtgttatgttgtcatggcaacgacatttttaaatgtgagataattttacacagaaaagattataagcaattttatcacagttaaatcacattaacatgcatactgtttacgtcttgtgaatatacgtttgaaacagtgagtattttaacattcactttcattgtaagatttttgctatttttaaagaagaggaacaagttttatttttttggtggtcatcaacatttttggtaatcaacattagccactgtcgattgagcttaacttgtattgaacccggaatattcctttaattctgttGCAAATACCCTTATGATTGCTGCTCCTGGTTATCCATATAATATGCATTTTCATGGTTTTGATTTGGGCTGTAACTCATTTGGGCATGTAATGCATACTCTCATGGAGATGGTAGATTCAGATATCATTGGttaaattcaataaattaaattaaaaggtaCCCATGTGCTCTTCTTGAAAGAGAAAAGAATTAAACAATCCTACGGATGATTTGGTGGCAGGAAAAGACAAACTGCGTCTAATTGCTCAGGAACATTAGAATCGAATGAGTTGATGAATCAGGGATCATCAAGGGGAATAAAATATGCAGTTGGTATCTCTGTAAATATATTGCTTTCTATGTGCCTCCACTCCTCTGATAGATGCTTTATATTGTACACTTTACCTTTAGATTGTGCTTATCTTTAAAAGGTTTGACACAGGTCTCCATCATGCTGAATATGCAATCTGAGAGGTAGCAGTCTCTGAAGCAGCGCTGACTTCAAGACTGACCGGTTTAAGCATTTCACTCTGTAAATTCCTACAATGGCCCTTACTTGCCTTTGTGAGCCTATAAACGGATCAGAACAAGACTACATGTTCTGCAACATCACTACATTCAAttttactggcaatgagagcagACACTGTCACCTTCAGCCCCTGGATGAAGTACTCTTTGGTGTTCTGGGCCCCAGACGGTCTCCTTTCTTCTTCCCTGTAACCTTTACGTATATACTCATCTTCATCACAGGGGTTGTTGGAAACCTCCTCACTTGCACCGTGATCACTAAAGACAGGAAGATGTGGACACCTACAAACCTTTACCTCTTTAGCCTAGCCATCTCAGACCTGCTGGTGTTGTTGTTTGGGATGCCACTGGAGATCTATGAACTGTGGCAGAACTATCCCTTCCCTTTTGTCGAGAGCATATGCTGCTTCAAGATCTTTTTATTTGAGACAGTTTGTTTTGCCTCTGTGCTCAATGTGACGGTTCTGAGTGTGGAGCGCTACATAGCTGTGACTCACCCACTCAAAACCCGCTATGCCATAACAAACAAGCACGCTCAGCGGGTCATCGGTAGCGTTTGGGCCGTGTCGCTGCTCTGCGCCATCCCAAACACGTCACTCCATGGCTTGCAGTACCTTTACCTGCCAGATAGGGTTCTGGAGTCTGCTACCTGCAACCTGCTCAAGCCCAAATGGATGTACAGCTTGGTGATCCAAGTCACCACTGTGCTCTTCTACTTTGTCCCCATGATGGTGATTAGTGTACTGTATCTGATTATTGGTCTGACATTGAGCAGAGGACAGAGGCAGAAGAAGGACAAGCTGGGTAGGagttgcagcaatgacagctggAAAATCCATCTGGACAGTGGAAAGAGGAGGCAGGTCACCAAAATGCACTGTGAGTGATGACCagatgtttatagtaaaagtctCTAGTTAGGCCATGTACACTTTAATAAGGGGTAACATGTAGTTGTTATCTTAAGGATCCATTACTAATAAATCTagcaattaaaaagtaattttgttggtgtaacctaatagtCAGGTTGATGTAGTCATCTTTCTGGGTTTGTAATGCGGAAGTAAATTATATCCGGTACATTTTCTATAGTGGTgacacataaatataatttttgcattcccatttgctccaacagcaaattAAAAACttcacaattacattttcaacttTCCAAATGAGAGAAATAAAAACATGCTTCTGGCACCCCATCCGTGGGCATTACACACtttaaatggagctcacacatccCCATACCCCCAACAACCCTTATTGCTTTGGCCACTGTGTGCAGCTTTTCGTATTTCggaaagcacagaccaattttagctaaagaaaagtcaacctactttttccgatttcactgtgagataatGTCTTTCCTCTTGGATCAATGGTGCACAGCACCTAAAACAGTGTCACTTTAGGCGAATATAGCAGACTAGGCTCAGAGACGGAGTAAATGGAAGCATAATGCTTATGTTATTAACTTTAAAGAATTTTAAAGGTGTTTTCGAGCAAGCACACTGGCTAAATGAAGGATGGAATGCATCAACAAAACTGAACTGGATGTAGAATGAAGTGACAAACAAActgtcactatatatatatatatatatatatatatatatatatatatagtgcatcatattccaagttttctgaagactCTTCAAGTCTCAATCATATTGATTGAGGGTAGGTAAATAACATTTTAtccgaatttttattttttttgtaaactgtTCCTGTAATTTGTTCTCAAACTTTCCAGGCTAAGAACTACAGTATCTTTGATCAAATGAGATCATCCAAGTACCGTATATCACCGGCAAGTATGTAGCCTTATAGTCTTAGAAACACAAAGCTATATTAACAATTGTATATACATttagaaaatagaaataaaatatggaaacaataccaatttgaataaaatattaatagtttttattattGCATATTTCCACAGTCATGTCACCCCCAGATGGTACCAAACTGGTGTGTGTATACCATCATATCTTTGCTCTGGAAAGAATCACACACATAAATTGCAAAATAAAGTTATACCACATAATAAATGGGGCTAAAAGCAATACACGTTTCACTGCTTTTGAAGAGCATgtgtttataaaattacaaaatgaaGCAGCTGCGATTGAATGGTGGACTCATCACTGAGCACTCTAATCACAGTAcgtttttgtggtttatttataTTGTGACATGCTTAAagatggcttttctgtcatgAAAGGGAAAATTGCTTCTTGATTTCATAAAGCATTCATGTAGGAGAGAACTGaatgaatattaatttgtatAAATGCAATGCGCCATCATTTGTACTGgatgataaaaattatataatctgTATTTTTGCATCATTTGAATCGTGGCTTGCAAGACTCAAAGCTTCAGTTTTCCTGTATGAAGAGCGGT from Xyrauchen texanus isolate HMW12.3.18 chromosome 39, RBS_HiC_50CHRs, whole genome shotgun sequence encodes:
- the LOC127632714 gene encoding neuromedin-U receptor 2-like, with translation MALTCLCEPINGSEQDYMFCNITTFNFTGNESRHCHLQPLDEVLFGVLGPRRSPFFFPVTFTYILIFITGVVGNLLTCTVITKDRKMWTPTNLYLFSLAISDLLVLLFGMPLEIYELWQNYPFPFVESICCFKIFLFETVCFASVLNVTVLSVERYIAVTHPLKTRYAITNKHAQRVIGSVWAVSLLCAIPNTSLHGLQYLYLPDRVLESATCNLLKPKWMYSLVIQVTTVLFYFVPMMVISVLYLIIGLTLSRGQRQKKDKLGRSCSNDSWKIHLDSGKRRQVTKMHFVVVLVFAICWAPFHIDRLLWSFITSWTDHMYSMFEYVHIISGVLFYLSSAINPIIYNLLSSRFRERFQELVCSSLQTSSSHNDSMPFYIISKDPPPHQSPTSRLRAGTRPTHIPLSLQEEDGNIRINVFI